The following are encoded in a window of Lichenicola cladoniae genomic DNA:
- a CDS encoding cytochrome b → MGEDRPTGPTGQRYGFGTIILHWLTALLVVTNFALAQTWRFMPSHSPQQGSLKHLHISFGVMLAAVLSVRIVWRLTHRHRFPDTAGRLAGVAARTVHFLFYGLLVAMVLTGLGKRWIPGRPVVVFGLPIPPPFAFDPSWRPYANDVHHYLAWTIIILSSLHTVAALLHHYGRRDGVLRRMLPGRRRKAFVAVHNLRL, encoded by the coding sequence ATGGGTGAGGACCGTCCGACCGGCCCGACCGGCCAGCGCTACGGTTTTGGGACGATCATCCTTCACTGGCTGACGGCCCTCTTGGTCGTCACCAATTTCGCCCTGGCACAAACCTGGCGCTTCATGCCCAGCCACAGCCCGCAGCAAGGTTCGCTCAAGCACCTGCATATCTCGTTCGGCGTAATGCTTGCGGCGGTGCTGTCCGTCAGGATCGTCTGGCGCCTGACGCACCGGCATCGATTTCCGGACACCGCCGGGCGTCTCGCAGGTGTCGCCGCCCGGACGGTTCATTTCCTGTTCTACGGGCTTCTTGTCGCGATGGTGCTGACCGGCCTCGGGAAACGATGGATCCCGGGCAGGCCGGTCGTGGTGTTCGGGCTGCCGATCCCTCCACCGTTCGCCTTCGACCCGAGCTGGCGACCCTACGCGAACGATGTCCACCACTACCTGGCCTGGACCATCATCATCCTGTCCTCCCTGCATACGGTTGCGGCACTCCTGCATCATTACGGTCGGCGAGACGGCGTGCTGAGACGGATGTTACCCGGCCGGCGGCGCAAAGCGTTTGTCGCAGTGCACAATTTGCGGTTATGA
- a CDS encoding MFS transporter, with product MTDTKLPARAPLVPPHGIGWAIFALAVGGFAIGTGEFSMMGLLPSVAGNLHVSVPDAGKLISFYALGVVVGAPLITVLCARMPRRRLLMAMMGLYVIGNLLSALSHDFATIALFRFVSGLPHGAYFGCAALVGASMVEMGKRAQAVGRVMLGLTTATLIGAPLAAWCGQMIDWHLAYAFVALIAAITIGLLAIFLPPIEAAEGASPLTELGALTRIQVWLALATAAVGFGGLFAVYSYLAPALINSTRMAPTLVPLVLVVLGLGMAVGNTIGATLADRNLRMSIVGFIVWNGLASLLFVWTLPAWWAVTIDAFLIGFGVALAPALQTRLMDVAADAQALAASLNHSAFNIANGLGAAFAGAAITAGYGWSSPGWVGACLAVGGLAIFMVSLAIERIRPASAVTPARAPESVAA from the coding sequence GTGACGGATACCAAACTTCCAGCCAGGGCACCCCTCGTCCCTCCGCACGGCATCGGCTGGGCCATCTTCGCCCTCGCCGTCGGCGGTTTCGCGATCGGCACCGGCGAGTTCTCGATGATGGGATTGCTGCCGAGCGTCGCCGGCAACCTGCATGTGAGCGTTCCGGATGCCGGCAAGCTGATCAGCTTCTATGCGCTGGGCGTGGTGGTCGGTGCGCCGCTGATCACCGTGCTGTGCGCCCGGATGCCGCGGCGCCGGTTGCTGATGGCCATGATGGGGCTCTACGTGATCGGTAACCTGCTGAGCGCCCTGTCCCACGACTTCGCCACGATCGCTCTGTTCCGCTTCGTCAGTGGCCTGCCGCATGGTGCGTATTTCGGATGTGCCGCCCTGGTCGGTGCCTCGATGGTGGAGATGGGCAAACGTGCGCAGGCGGTTGGCCGGGTCATGCTGGGACTCACCACCGCCACCCTGATCGGTGCTCCGCTCGCCGCCTGGTGCGGGCAGATGATAGACTGGCACCTGGCCTATGCATTCGTGGCGTTGATTGCCGCAATAACAATAGGTTTGCTGGCGATCTTCCTACCGCCTATCGAGGCTGCGGAAGGCGCTTCGCCGTTGACCGAGCTCGGCGCGCTGACCCGGATCCAAGTATGGCTGGCCCTCGCGACTGCCGCAGTCGGGTTCGGCGGCTTGTTCGCGGTCTACAGCTACCTTGCTCCCGCGTTGATCAACAGTACCCGCATGGCGCCGACGCTGGTGCCGCTCGTGCTCGTGGTGCTCGGGCTCGGCATGGCGGTCGGCAACACGATCGGCGCCACCCTGGCCGACCGTAACCTGCGCATGTCGATCGTCGGCTTCATCGTTTGGAACGGCCTGGCTTCGCTGCTGTTCGTCTGGACCCTGCCGGCCTGGTGGGCGGTCACCATCGACGCGTTCCTGATCGGCTTCGGCGTTGCCCTGGCGCCCGCGCTGCAGACCCGGCTGATGGACGTGGCGGCGGACGCCCAGGCCCTGGCCGCGTCGCTGAACCACTCCGCCTTCAACATCGCCAACGGCCTCGGCGCGGCGTTCGCCGGTGCGGCGATCACTGCAGGCTATGGCTGGTCGTCGCCGGGCTGGGTCGGCGCGTGCCTCGCCGTGGGCGGACTGGCCATCTTCATGGTGTCCCTGGCGATCGAACGGATCAGGCCTGCTTCCGCCGTAACACCAGCAAGAGCGCCAGAATCAGTAGCAGCGTAA
- a CDS encoding SCO family protein yields MKHRFRTALLLGAALVLGGAGPDLGGIGYNQQLGAHVPLATRMVDSDGRATNLAGLIDHKPTLLLLGYFACPALCGVVRDDAFQALAESGLHLPKDYSLVFLSIDPAEGPRDAAEAKTRDLARFAVPGAASGWHFATAPSAEIGRIEQAVGYHSRYDVSLKQFLHPAGIVILTPDGTVSGYLLGVGYQPGAVVAALSQARAGTIGQRAPSILLLCFHYDPATGRYSLAIVKVLRLMGVLTLLLILALLLVLRRKQA; encoded by the coding sequence GTGAAACACCGGTTTCGGACCGCGCTTCTTCTGGGGGCGGCGCTAGTACTGGGTGGCGCCGGGCCTGACCTCGGCGGGATCGGTTACAACCAGCAGCTCGGCGCGCATGTGCCGCTGGCCACCAGGATGGTCGATTCCGACGGGCGGGCGACGAACCTCGCCGGGCTGATCGACCACAAGCCGACCTTGCTGCTGCTCGGCTATTTCGCCTGTCCGGCCTTGTGCGGCGTGGTCCGGGACGATGCGTTCCAGGCCCTGGCCGAAAGTGGCCTGCATCTGCCGAAGGATTACAGCCTGGTGTTCCTCAGCATCGATCCGGCGGAGGGTCCGAGGGACGCGGCCGAGGCCAAGACGCGAGACTTGGCCCGGTTCGCGGTGCCCGGTGCCGCGTCGGGCTGGCATTTCGCCACGGCGCCGTCAGCGGAGATCGGCCGGATCGAGCAGGCGGTCGGCTATCACAGCCGGTATGACGTCTCGCTCAAGCAGTTCCTGCACCCGGCCGGTATCGTCATCCTGACGCCGGACGGAACGGTCTCGGGATACCTGCTGGGCGTCGGGTATCAGCCGGGCGCGGTGGTGGCGGCGCTGTCGCAGGCGAGGGCCGGAACGATCGGCCAGCGCGCGCCGTCGATCCTGTTGCTGTGTTTCCATTACGACCCGGCGACGGGCCGCTACAGCCTGGCGATCGTCAAGGTCCTGCGGCTGATGGGAGTGCTTACGCTGCTACTGATTCTGGCGCTCTTGCTGGTGTTACGGCGGAAGCAGGCCTGA
- a CDS encoding dihydroorotase: protein MRYDLIIRNGICVLPWGETQTDIGVRDGRIAALGVETYAEAAETIDATGLHVLPGLIDAHVHLRDPGDAAIESIPTGTRAAILGGITTVFDMPNTSPAITDAGTLHWKQEYAARESYTDFGFYVGATRANTASLGEYEGWDGVCAVKVFAGSSTGDLMIEDDAGIEAVMRSGRRRIAFHSEDEYRLQERRSLFTTGMPYDTHRIWRDEECAFLGTRRIMALARKTGRSAHILHVSTEEELGYLGGFRDLATVEVLVNHLTQVAPDCYERLGGLAVMNPPIRDRRHYEASWAAVRDGTVDTVSSDHAPHPLGAKQREWPGCPAGLTGVQTIVPVMLDHVNAGRLSLSRVVDLMAAGPARVYNMVGKGRIAAGNDADFTLVDMQARRTISNDRIVTPCGWTPFDGMQVTGWPIATILRGTTVMRDDTVLGGPSGRLAKFAW, encoded by the coding sequence ATGCGCTACGACCTGATCATCCGCAACGGCATCTGCGTCCTGCCATGGGGCGAGACGCAGACCGACATCGGCGTGCGGGACGGGCGCATCGCGGCGCTGGGCGTCGAGACGTACGCGGAAGCAGCCGAGACGATCGACGCGACCGGACTGCATGTGCTGCCCGGACTGATCGACGCGCACGTGCATCTGCGCGATCCGGGCGACGCGGCGATCGAGAGTATTCCGACCGGGACCCGGGCGGCGATCCTCGGCGGCATCACCACGGTGTTCGACATGCCGAACACCAGCCCGGCGATCACCGATGCCGGGACGCTGCACTGGAAACAGGAGTACGCGGCGCGGGAGAGCTACACCGATTTCGGGTTCTATGTCGGGGCGACACGCGCGAACACCGCGTCGCTCGGCGAGTACGAGGGCTGGGACGGAGTCTGCGCGGTCAAGGTGTTCGCAGGCAGTTCCACCGGCGACCTGATGATCGAGGACGATGCCGGGATCGAAGCGGTGATGCGAAGTGGCCGGCGCCGGATCGCGTTCCACAGCGAGGACGAATACCGGCTGCAGGAGCGCCGGTCCCTGTTCACCACGGGGATGCCGTACGACACGCACCGGATCTGGCGGGACGAGGAGTGTGCGTTCCTGGGAACCAGGCGGATCATGGCCCTGGCCCGCAAGACCGGTCGCTCCGCGCATATCCTGCATGTCTCGACGGAAGAGGAGCTGGGCTATCTCGGCGGATTCCGTGACCTCGCCACGGTCGAGGTGCTGGTGAACCACCTGACCCAGGTTGCGCCGGATTGCTACGAGCGGCTTGGGGGACTGGCGGTGATGAACCCGCCGATCCGAGACCGCCGGCATTACGAGGCGAGCTGGGCAGCGGTGCGCGACGGCACCGTCGATACCGTGTCGTCCGATCACGCTCCCCATCCGCTGGGCGCCAAGCAGCGGGAATGGCCGGGGTGCCCGGCCGGGCTAACCGGGGTGCAGACGATCGTGCCGGTGATGCTGGACCATGTGAATGCCGGCCGGCTGTCGCTGTCGCGGGTGGTCGATCTGATGGCGGCCGGCCCGGCCCGCGTCTACAACATGGTGGGCAAGGGCCGGATCGCGGCGGGCAACGATGCCGACTTCACGCTGGTCGACATGCAGGCCCGGCGCACCATCAGCAACGACCGGATCGTCACGCCATGCGGCTGGACGCCGTTCGACGGGATGCAGGTCACCGGATGGCCGATCGCCACGATCCTGCGCGGGACCACGGTCATGCGCGACGATACGGTGCTCGGAGGCCCATCGGGCCGGCTGGCTAAATTCGCCTGGTGA
- a CDS encoding SDR family NAD(P)-dependent oxidoreductase, protein MKLEHRIAIVTGADSGIGQAIAELFAHEGADVCIGYHTDREGAEETKRRVEKAGRRAVVVQGDVGRPADVEALFQAASGLGIVDVLVNNAGKGMGGTPVAELEDEMLELVLRTDLMGPLFCCRAFIRLRKKHGGKGRIVTISSVAQHLPTPGSAPYGMAKAGVGSLTRSLAIELAPDRINVNNIAPGLIQTPMTQETLDDPEKSRKSMDSIPWHRPGQPEEIARLAVFLASDDADYVTGQTWTMDGGLTMNWGGA, encoded by the coding sequence ATGAAGCTCGAACACCGGATCGCGATCGTGACCGGAGCCGACTCCGGCATCGGTCAGGCGATCGCCGAATTGTTCGCCCACGAAGGCGCCGACGTGTGCATCGGCTATCATACCGACCGCGAGGGTGCCGAGGAGACCAAGCGCCGGGTCGAGAAGGCCGGGCGGCGCGCCGTCGTGGTGCAGGGCGATGTCGGCCGGCCCGCGGATGTCGAGGCATTGTTCCAGGCTGCATCCGGGCTCGGCATCGTGGACGTGCTGGTCAACAACGCCGGCAAGGGCATGGGCGGCACGCCGGTCGCCGAGCTCGAAGACGAGATGCTGGAGCTGGTTCTTCGCACCGACCTGATGGGACCGCTCTTTTGCTGCCGCGCCTTCATCCGGCTGCGCAAGAAGCACGGCGGCAAGGGTCGGATCGTAACCATCAGTTCGGTGGCCCAGCACCTGCCTACACCCGGCAGCGCGCCGTACGGCATGGCGAAGGCGGGCGTCGGCTCGCTGACCCGCAGCCTCGCAATCGAGCTGGCACCCGACCGGATCAACGTGAATAACATCGCGCCCGGCCTGATCCAGACCCCGATGACCCAGGAAACGCTGGACGATCCGGAGAAGAGCAGGAAATCGATGGACTCGATCCCCTGGCACCGGCCGGGACAGCCGGAAGAGATCGCGCGACTGGCAGTCTTTCTGGCGTCGGACGACGCCGACTACGTGACCGGCCAGACCTGGACCATGGATGGCGGCCTGACGATGAACTGGGGCGGCGCCTGA